A window of Microbacterium lushaniae genomic DNA:
CGAGCTCGTATACCCGACGGAGGGGAATCCCCAACCCGCCTGATCGACGCCCGACGACCTGGCACACGCACGCGCCGACTGCCCACACGCAGTCACCACTCAATGGAGAGAACGATGATCATCGACGCCCACGCACATGTCGTCCCCAAGGACTATCCGGCAGACTCCGGCTTCCCCACGATGACACCGGTGTCAGGCGACACTGCACGGGATCTGGCCTTCGGCTCCTTCGGAATGCGGCTACGCGATGCCTACTTCGAGGTGGAGCGTCGTATCGAGGCGATGGACGACGCCGCCGTGGATGCCGAAGTCATCTCGCCGATGCCGCCACTGTTGAACTACACGATCGACTCCGAGACCGCGCGCTCGCTCCACAGATACGTCAACGAGAAGCTGGCTGGGCTCGCCGAAGCGGGAGCCGGCCGTATCCACGCGCTCGGAATGGTACCCCTCCAGGACCCCGCCGCGGCCGCCGACGAGCTGACCCGAGTTCGCGACCTCGGTCTTCGCGGGATCGAAGTGGGCTCACATGTGAACGGCGTCGCGATCGGGGATTCGCGATTCTTGGAGGTCTTCCAGGAGGCGGAGAGGCTCGGTCTCGTGATCTTCGTCCACACGCTCCCCCGCGCCGACGAGGTGGGCGTACCTCCCCAGATGCGTGCGTCCATCGGGGTGGGCATCGAAGCGTCCCGCGGCGCTGCATCCATCGCCTTCGGCGACCACCCTGCGCACTGCGCGCTGACCAACGTCATGTTCAGCCACGCAGCCGGCGGGTTCCCGGCGATGGTGGCGCGCGCCGACTACTTCTGGGAGACGACACCCGCGGAATCCCGCTCGGCGGAGAAACCCAGCTCCATCGCTCGCCGATTCTCCTACGACTCGATGGTGTTCGATCCCCGTGGGCTGCGGTTCCTGATCGACTACATCGGCGCCGACCGTGTGATGCTCGGCACGGATTTCCCCGCGATGAATCGCCCGGCTCAGCTGGCGGACCTGCTCGAGCCGCTCGATCTCGATCCGGCCGCGTACGCGCAGGTGGCTTCGGACAACTGCCTTGCGTGGCTGAGTTTGACGGCCGATCGCGTCTGACGGCGCACGTCATGATCCACTCGGAAGCGCCCCCCGACGTTTCTGCACGGCCCGATGACGAAGCGGTCGATGCCGGGGCCACCCGCGGGCCAACTCGTACCGCGGCCGGTCGTGTTCTCTCGCTGCTCGGCGCCTTCGCGCGCGGGGGTGGCGCGCTCACCCTCTCCGAGTTGAGCCGCTACGCCGACCTGACCCTGACCACGACGCACCGACTGGTCAAAGAGCTCGTCGAGTGGGGCGGCGTCGAACAGGATCCATCGGGTCGGTACCGTCTCAGCAACAAGATCCTCGAGCTGGCCTCGAGCTCCACACGCGCTCTTCAGCTACGCGAACGCGCGCTTCCCAGCCTGATCCGCCTCCACCAGGAAACGGGGCTGAGTGTCCAGCTCGCAGCCCGGGAGGACCACCATGTGTTCTTCCTCGAGGCGTTGCGGACCCTGCCGAACTACTCCGGCGAGAACCGTATCGGTGGCCGTCTCCCGCTGCATGCCGCAGGAACCGGCATGGTCCTCCTGGCGTACTCCAGCGACGACTTCGTCGATGAGTACCTATCCCGCCCCCTGCACCAGTACACGCCGCACACCATGGTGGACCCCGTGGTGATCCGCGAGCATCTGGCCGACATCCGGCGCCGGCGGTACTTCATCGCACCACAAACGATCTCCCTGGAGACAGGATCCGTCGCGGCGCCCGTACTCGGGCCGGATCTGTCGGTGATCGCTGCCGTGAACGCAATCTATTTCGTGGGACGTCATGATCCCGCCGGACTGGTCCAGCCGATCCTCGCGGCGGCGAACCGTGTGTCCCAATCCATGGCGCAGACGCGCGCCGACGTCGACCCCCGGACTGTCGATTTCAACCGTCGACAGGCGGGGCTTCTCTAGTCCGCCCTCCCGGAGGTACACCGCCATG
This region includes:
- a CDS encoding amidohydrolase family protein — its product is MIIDAHAHVVPKDYPADSGFPTMTPVSGDTARDLAFGSFGMRLRDAYFEVERRIEAMDDAAVDAEVISPMPPLLNYTIDSETARSLHRYVNEKLAGLAEAGAGRIHALGMVPLQDPAAAADELTRVRDLGLRGIEVGSHVNGVAIGDSRFLEVFQEAERLGLVIFVHTLPRADEVGVPPQMRASIGVGIEASRGAASIAFGDHPAHCALTNVMFSHAAGGFPAMVARADYFWETTPAESRSAEKPSSIARRFSYDSMVFDPRGLRFLIDYIGADRVMLGTDFPAMNRPAQLADLLEPLDLDPAAYAQVASDNCLAWLSLTADRV
- a CDS encoding IclR family transcriptional regulator, which codes for MAEFDGRSRLTAHVMIHSEAPPDVSARPDDEAVDAGATRGPTRTAAGRVLSLLGAFARGGGALTLSELSRYADLTLTTTHRLVKELVEWGGVEQDPSGRYRLSNKILELASSSTRALQLRERALPSLIRLHQETGLSVQLAAREDHHVFFLEALRTLPNYSGENRIGGRLPLHAAGTGMVLLAYSSDDFVDEYLSRPLHQYTPHTMVDPVVIREHLADIRRRRYFIAPQTISLETGSVAAPVLGPDLSVIAAVNAIYFVGRHDPAGLVQPILAAANRVSQSMAQTRADVDPRTVDFNRRQAGLL